In Rhodopirellula sp. P2, the DNA window ATTCCGGTGTTGCGTGAACGCGGGTTCCGTGGCTCAATGCCTCACTTCCGTTGCGTTGTGGACGACACGTTGCGGTTGCTGACCTTTCAATTCCGCTCCTCTGGCGGGTCATTCGTTGTCGAGCTTGGGTGCTGTCCTGCGGACGATTTCACGACGTCCTATGGTGCGGTCGTGCCGCAATCCAAAATGAACGTCACCTACCTCGGCGCACGATCCCGATTTCGACTTGGCGCGGCGGATACGATCGGCGACCACTGGTTCGACTTCGCTGGACGAGACGATGGTTGCAATCTATGCGGTACCGAGGTGCTTGCGTTTCTTGACTCAGATGGAGACCGCCTTTGGAGCGTCTAGTGTCCGCTAACATGGTTTTTACGCTAGGCCTTCGGCACACCTTCCTTGGTTGGTCACGCGGGCTGGCATTGGTACAATTTCTCGAAGTTCAGACTCGCTCGCTTTGTTCAGGGCGGTGTCGTAAAAACCTTCCGTTAGCGGACATAGCCTAAATGGACTTCGACGCTTTTCGCCAGTTCGTCGAATCCAATATCGACTGGTTTCGTGGTCGTCTCCCCGAAACCGACGCCACGTTCACTGGCTACGAATCCGCCCTTGGCTGCCGCTTCCCAGCCTCAATCAGGTGGCTGCTCACGACACACGGCTATTGGCACGCAACCGGGATTCCGAATCTCGACGAATCCGTGACTCTTACTTTGCAATTGCGGCAATCAATCGCGCTGCCGAACGACTTCGTTATCCTCGCGGATCACGGTGACGGCGGTGTAATCGTTCTTGATTCGTCGTCGCTAACAATGGGTGATGAATTCACGATTCATGACGTCGATGCCGCCACGTTGCATGGACTCGATGTGAAACCATTCCCACCCGATATTGTCTATGATTCGTTCGGCCAATACGCCAAATCTGTTCTGGAATCCCAGCGATCAATAATTGACCCGCCGGATGTTGTGTACGACCCTCGGGCGTTTGGCGATTGACGCGTTTCCCGCAGTTCAATGTACGCTAACATGGTTTTTACGCTGAGGCCCTTCGGGCACACCTTCCAAGTTGGTCACGCGGGCTGGCATTGTTACAATCTTTCGTAGTTCAGACAGCGCTCGCTTCGTTTAGGGCGGTGTCGTAAAAACCTTCCGTTGCACGTCAGAGTCTAATGGCCAATGACACGTTAGACGTCCGCTTTGGTGACATCTCTCATGGGTGGTTGCCGATCACCTTTGGCATTGCTGGCTCCGACGCGCTCGTTGACGCATCTGACGTTCCGTCTGATCCAATCGCTCCACTGGTTTCTCTTGCCCGGTTCCTGTTGTCGCCTGAACTTGGTTCGCGCGACGTGGAGTTCCACCTCGAACCCGAATACTGCACACTTACTGCTACCAAAACTGCTAACGGCTGCATTGACGTTCGGCTGACTCAACCGGGCTGTAACCTTTCCCACTCGGGTCTGTCACGCGTTGCAACCGCGACGCAAATCTGGTGCGCTCTTCGCGGGATCGAATCTGCCGTACACACCGCAATCGCCGACAAACAGTGGAGCTGGGACTTCCCTGCCACGCAAATGGACATGCTGTCCTCCGAGATTGAAACCACTAACGCAGCTCACTGACGTGCAACTATTTAGGATTTGGGGTCAGCGAGGTACGAGCCTGAACCCAAATCCTTGTTCAAGGCGAGTCGCTTTGTGGCGTCCCCTGGGGCAAGAAGTGCTGCGTGGAAGTGATCCCGCCTGCTGCCAGGGCCCCCTAGTGTTTTTAGATTCGGCGTGGGGACAGCGAACTGAAACGGCGAAAAAACCAACGATTGGCAGTGTTTTTGAATCGACTCGCCACTGAGAAGACACACCTTCCCCGAGCGCAGAACGAATCAATCGCAAAACGGATCAGTCAAATCAGGTCGTGGGGGGCGATGACATCGACGAAGCTTGCACCATCCAAGAAACCTTGATTCCTTCAATTGCCGACCCTGGGTGTTCAAGAGCATCACGATCGTGACGCCGACGACTCGGTGAGGTGAGTCATCGCACGCGGTCTCGGTGTAGCGGTCCCACATTCTATCCCGCAACAACCTCGTTTCAATCGTCCAGTCCGATGTCGCTGCCAACCCGCCGCAAAGCGGCTCACTTGAACATGGTTTTTACGCTAGGCCTTTGGCACACCTTCCTTGGTTGGTCACGCGGGCTGGCCTCGGCAAAATTTCTCGTAGTTCAGGCATCGTTCGCTTCGTTGAGGGCGGTGTCGTCAAAACCTTTCGTTGGCGGTCACAAGTATGGATTAGCGTCTCAGAGACGCTACAATGGGAATATGGACACACAATCACAACAACTGCTGGCTACGGCGCTCGGTATGCCAGAGTCTGACCGTGCGGCTCTGGCGGCGTCGCTGCTCAGGAGCCTCGATCCTGCCGATGACCCGCAGGCTGACGCTGCTTGGGCGGCTGAAATTCAGCGACGCATTGAGTCCATCGACAATGGCACAGCGGAATTACGGCCATGGGATGACGTGATGTCAGAAATGCGACAGCGCCGCGGTGGATGATCTTCCGTTTTGGTTTCACCCCGATGCTAATGCTGAGGCGCTCGCCGCTCATGATCGGTATTTCGAGGTGCGTCCAGAACTAGCCGAAGATTTCGAGGCTGAACTTGAGCGATCACGCCGGGGCATTGCGCGCAGTCCACAGGCTTGGCCTGCGTACCTGTTTGGCACTCAGAGATACTTGATGAAAAGGTTTCCGTTCTTCATCGTCTTCCGAGTGACCGATGTCCGCATTGAAATCGTCGCAATTGCGCACGAGCGTCAGCGTCCCGGATACTGGGCAGACCGATCGGCAACCCAGTGACCGCCAACATGGTGTTTACGCTAGGCCTTCGGCACACCTTCCTTGGTTGGTCTTGCGGACTGGCATTGGTACAATTGCTCGTAGTTCAAACATCGTCCGCTTCGTTTAGGGCGGTGTCGTAAAAACCTTTCGTTGTCGGACCTCAGTCAAAAGGAATGCTATGGACCCTTTTCCACCGATGGATCGTTCGGTTACTAAGCTAACGACGCTGGACCAACAGGGACTCGACTCAGGCGTTCCGAACGCAACACCGGCAGAGCGATTGCTGATGGTTTGGCCTCTGACACTAACCGCTTGGTCATTCAAGGAGCCAAACGTTGTTCAACCCCGACTTCAAAGACATGTTGCTCGCGTTATCCGACGCGAAGATTGATTTTCTGCTTGTTGGTGCGTACGCTGTCGCGGCACATGGCCATCCACGCGCCACGGGGGACCTCGATCTTTGGGTTCGTCCAGATTCCGACACTGCATCTCGCGTCTATCGCGTCCTCGCCGACTTTGGAGCACCACTGCACGACTAACCGTTGACGACTTGGCCAAACCTGGCATGGTCTTTCAGATCGGTGTCGAACCGTCCCGGATTGACATTCTCACGGCAATCTCTGGCGTTGGCTTCGATGATGCATGGGCCAATCGGCTTTCCATTGTAATGGACGGCATTCAACTCTGCGTGATTGGCCGCGACGATTTGATTGTCAACAAACGAGTTTGTGGACGCCCCAAAGATATTGCAGATGCTGAAACTCTCGATCCAACCGATTCGTAGCGCGACGGTCCGCCAACATGGTGTTTACGCGGAGGCCCTTCGGGCACACCTTGGCTCTTTGGCAATGGGCCATGGCCTTGGTGCAACTCTTGTAGTTCAGGCATCGCTTGCTTCGTTCAGGGCGGTTTCGCAAAAACCTTCCGTTGTCCGCCGAACCTCCGTCCTGATTCCGTGTCTTGCTTGCACCCAACTTCTTCCGAGCTTGACCCATGATTGCGTTTTACGTTCCCTCCGATGGATACGGATTCCTGTGCAACTTTTCTGCACACGGTTTCACGCTCGACGACCGCTACTGGCCCACGGTGGAACACTATTTCCAAGCACAAAAGTTTGCTGGCTCCGATCACGAAGAACGTATTCGTGTTTCGCGAACCCCAAAAGAAGCCAAGAATCTTGGGCAAACACGGAAGCTGCCTCTTCGACCGGACTGGGAGGACGTAAAGGTTGACGTCATGCGCAACGCACTGATGGCCAAATTCACCACTCATTCAGACTTGCGTGACGCTCTGCTGGCAACGGGCGACGAGGAGCTCGTTGAGAACGCCCCAACCGACTACTTCTGGGGCTGCGGTAAACTTGGCGGTGGGCAGAACATGCTCGGCAAGTTGCTAATGGAAACTCGCCAAGTGTCGCGTGCTGGAGAGCGGGACTCCAGTTCTTTCGGAGGATAACATGGGTTTTACGCTGAGCCCTAGGGCACACCTTCACACTTTGGTAACGCGGGCTGGCGTTGGTACAATCTTTCTTAGTTCAAGCATCACTCGCTTCGTTCAAGGCGGTGTTGTAAAAGACTGCCGTTGTGCAGAGTAACCAAATGGAACGCAAAGAGATTCTCGACGTCGCAGTCGGCTTTTGGCCACTCGTGTTGACTTGCGCTCTCGTTCCGCTGCCGCTGCACTTTGATGTTGGGCGGGGTGGTGCGGTTGTTCTCGCCGTCGTGCTTTGCCTACCGCGTCTCTGGTGGTCATGTGTCTTTGGGCTGCTGTGATCTGACGGCCGCACAAAATCCCGTTGAGCGACCTACCGAGATCGAAGGTTCGGGCTGGTCGAGGGAGGGGCTTGGTGTGCGATTGGTATTCCCCAGGAATTGGTTGCGCCGAACACACCTCTTGGCTGATCGTACGCGGCGGGTGTCTTCGTTGGAGAGTGTTTCGGGGGGCAATTGTCAATCGCTTCGGTCGTGATCCATTTGCTGCCAGTCCGCGATCGCCTTCGCTGCTCGGCGACGGGGATGGGGGATTCGGGGCGTTCGTTCATCTCGTTGGTCGCGGTTGGGGGGATGGCTGGATAAGAGGCATCCGTTTGCCGCTGCAAGTTAATCTGGGAACGACGTTGCGGTTCGTGCGATAGTGTATTTATCAATCCTGAGGCACTTTGAATGCGAATTCCAACAATCCGAGGGCTGATTGATCGGCGTGTGCTGGTCAATTATCGCGTCGACCCGGACGTGTTGTCGCGTGTCTGTCCGGCTCCGTTCCGGCCTCAGACTATCAATGGGTTTGGCATGGCGGGGATCTGCCTGATTCGTCTCA includes these proteins:
- a CDS encoding DUF4304 domain-containing protein; translation: MNRVLRDRVIPVLRERGFRGSMPHFRCVVDDTLRLLTFQFRSSGGSFVVELGCCPADDFTTSYGAVVPQSKMNVTYLGARSRFRLGAADTIGDHWFDFAGRDDGCNLCGTEVLAFLDSDGDRLWSV
- a CDS encoding SMI1/KNR4 family protein, with protein sequence MDFDAFRQFVESNIDWFRGRLPETDATFTGYESALGCRFPASIRWLLTTHGYWHATGIPNLDESVTLTLQLRQSIALPNDFVILADHGDGGVIVLDSSSLTMGDEFTIHDVDAATLHGLDVKPFPPDIVYDSFGQYAKSVLESQRSIIDPPDVVYDPRAFGD
- a CDS encoding NADAR family protein, coding for MIAFYVPSDGYGFLCNFSAHGFTLDDRYWPTVEHYFQAQKFAGSDHEERIRVSRTPKEAKNLGQTRKLPLRPDWEDVKVDVMRNALMAKFTTHSDLRDALLATGDEELVENAPTDYFWGCGKLGGGQNMLGKLLMETRQVSRAGERDSSSFGG
- a CDS encoding addiction module protein, which translates into the protein MDTQSQQLLATALGMPESDRAALAASLLRSLDPADDPQADAAWAAEIQRRIESIDNGTAELRPWDDVMSEMRQRRGG